The genomic stretch ATGCAGTTGCTCGGCGTGGGATGCCTGGTGCTGGCCGCAGTGTTTTCCATCAGCGGGCTGCTGCCCATCTCACCTGGGCAGGTGGTGCTGCTGTCCACGTACTTCGCGCTGCTGACGCAGGGGCTGACCCAGCTGCTGATGCTGATCCCGGTGGGTGCGCGCGGGCTGGAATCGGTGCGGTCCATTGCCGAGGTGCTGCAGGAGCCCGACCTGGAGCAGAACGAGGGCAAGCTGCCTGTTTCCAAGGTGGTGGGCAACCTGTGCCTCGACGCCGTGAGCCAGCGGTATTCCGACGCCGAGACCGACTCCATCCACAACATCAACCTCGACATCCGGGCCGGCGAAACCGTTGCCTTCGTCGGCTCCTCCGGCTCCGGCAAGTCCACCCTGCTGAACCTGGTGCTCGGCTTTGTGCGCCCCACGCGCGGGAAGATCCTGCTGGACGGCGTGGACATGCAGCTCCTTGACCTGCGCACCGCCCGCCGCTTCGTCTCCGTGGTGCCGCAGGAGTCGGTCCTGCTCGAGGGGACCATCCGCGACAACATCGCCTACGGCCTCCCCCACCTGGACGATGAACGCATCCGCACCGCACTGCGGGATGCCAACGTGCTCGATTTCGTCGAGGGGCTGCCCGAGGGCTGGGACACCACGGTTGGCGAACGCGGCGCCCGGCTCTCGGGCGGGCAGCGCCAGCGTCTGGCCATTGCCCGCGCCCTGGTCCGCGACCCGCGGATCCTGCTCCTGGACGAGGCGACGAGCGCGTTGGACCCCGAGTCCGAACACCTGGTCAAGGATGCGCTCAACCGGCTGATGCAGGGCCGCACCACCCTGGTTGTTGCCCACCGGCTCTCCACGATCCGCCAGGCCGACCGCATTGTAGTGCTCGAGCACGGACGGATCGTGGAGATTGGCACGCACGAGGAACTCCTGGCCGTGTCGGGGAGGTACGCCCAGCTGCACGCAACCCAGGTGGGGCAGTAACCGGCGCCGCAGGAGCAGGCGGCCAGGGCGAACGCCCCGCCCCTATGGGCACCGCCATGGCGCGGCGGCTTACCAGCGGCAGCAGCGCGGGATCGACCACGACCAAGCTGGCGCCGTACGCCGCCGCCTTGTCCCCTCACGATGGCCCGCGGCACGGAACAGCAGCGGGCCCGGCGCGGCGCCGCCGCACCGGGCCACCGAGTGCCGGCCTCATCCGCCCAGGCGGGCGATGATTCCTTCCAGCGGTCCGGCAAAGGCGGGGCCGTGCCCTGGCAGCACCACATCCACCTCAAGGCCCGCGAAACGCTGAAGCGCCGCATGGGCGCCGGGCACGTCGTGGTGGAACATGGGGTGCAGCATTTGCGGGCCGGCCACGGTGCTGATCATGTGCCCGCCGATGAGAGCATCACCGCTGGCCAGCACCCTGGCCTGCGGGAAATAGTAGGCACGGTGGCCGGGAGTGTGCCCCGGCGTGTCAACAGGCACGGGAGAGCCGGGCAGCGCGGCGAGGGTGCCGTCGTCGGCCACGGCGGCCTGGGCAATGTCATTCTCCTGCAGCCCGCCTGCACGGATCGCATGCAGCGACCAGCGAAAGACGCGCGGCCGCCACATCTTGGGCAGCACCTGGGCAAACCCCACCTGGTGCTTTTCGCTTCCCAAAAGGCTGGGACGTTCGGCTGCTGCGGAGTAGACGGGGGTGCCGTAGTTGTTGGCAAGGTGAGCGGCAGCGCCGGTGTGGTCGGTGTGGGCGTGGGTGATGAGCAGCGCGGCGGCATCGGCCGGGTCCAGGCCCAGACCGGTGATGGATTCCAGCAGC from Arthrobacter stackebrandtii encodes the following:
- a CDS encoding ABC transporter ATP-binding protein; the encoded protein is MPRKALPKSVVVVDGNHPIRSVIRLLLRRPGRIIAAVLAFAVKEVPVWFLPVITAAIIDIVTVGGPVESVLWWSLAAAVLLLQNYPNHIIYTRNFMTVVRDTGSELRNVLAARLQSLSIGYHTRMNSSIVQTKVVRDVENVEMMLQQVTHPLLSSVMVMTGAITMTAVAVPQFLPVYALTVPIAIGIRYGMRNRSRHRNERFRLEVEGFSARVGEMASLIPVTRAHGLEETAVTRVSTSADGVRRAGLHLDMLNGHVASISWVTMQLLGVGCLVLAAVFSISGLLPISPGQVVLLSTYFALLTQGLTQLLMLIPVGARGLESVRSIAEVLQEPDLEQNEGKLPVSKVVGNLCLDAVSQRYSDAETDSIHNINLDIRAGETVAFVGSSGSGKSTLLNLVLGFVRPTRGKILLDGVDMQLLDLRTARRFVSVVPQESVLLEGTIRDNIAYGLPHLDDERIRTALRDANVLDFVEGLPEGWDTTVGERGARLSGGQRQRLAIARALVRDPRILLLDEATSALDPESEHLVKDALNRLMQGRTTLVVAHRLSTIRQADRIVVLEHGRIVEIGTHEELLAVSGRYAQLHATQVGQ
- a CDS encoding MBL fold metallo-hydrolase, giving the protein MSHLRFHTSECAPGLFLVEGPASNWVIAREGRRFTLVDAGYPGDLPLLLESITGLGLDPADAAALLITHAHTDHTGAAAHLANNYGTPVYSAAAERPSLLGSEKHQVGFAQVLPKMWRPRVFRWSLHAIRAGGLQENDIAQAAVADDGTLAALPGSPVPVDTPGHTPGHRAYYFPQARVLASGDALIGGHMISTVAGPQMLHPMFHHDVPGAHAALQRFAGLEVDVVLPGHGPAFAGPLEGIIARLGG